A genomic segment from Candidatus Brocadia sinica JPN1 encodes:
- the hisB gene encoding imidazoleglycerol-phosphate dehydratase HisB: MTKRTATIHRKTKETQIELTLTLDGDGNSHISTGVGFLDHMLDLLTKHGLFDLTIHANGDRIVDDHHTVEDVGICFGQGIKEALGDKKGIRRFSNSSVPMQEALAHIAVDISGRPALVFNVTFHTEKIGNFDVELIEEFLEAFSTNAGINLHVNVPYGSNAHHIAEAIFKGLAKALGDAVRIDARIKDIPSTKGVL; encoded by the coding sequence ATGACAAAAAGGACAGCCACGATTCATAGAAAAACCAAAGAAACACAGATCGAATTGACCCTTACTCTTGATGGGGATGGAAATAGCCATATTTCTACTGGCGTTGGTTTCCTGGATCATATGCTTGATCTACTCACCAAACATGGACTGTTCGACTTGACTATTCATGCAAACGGAGACCGCATTGTGGACGATCATCATACGGTAGAAGACGTGGGGATATGTTTTGGCCAGGGAATAAAAGAGGCTTTGGGTGACAAAAAGGGGATTCGGCGTTTCTCAAACTCAAGCGTCCCTATGCAGGAAGCCCTTGCCCATATCGCAGTAGACATCAGTGGCAGACCAGCACTGGTCTTTAACGTTACCTTCCATACGGAAAAAATAGGGAATTTCGATGTAGAGCTTATTGAAGAATTTCTGGAGGCCTTTAGTACAAATGCAGGCATTAACCTGCACGTGAATGTCCCCTATGGCAGCAATGCTCACCACATAGCTGAAGCAATATTTAAGGGACTTGCCAAGGCGCTAGGAGATGCTGTCCGGATAGACGCACGCATAAAAGATATCCCATCAACGAAAGGAGTACTCTAA
- the hisC gene encoding histidinol-phosphate transaminase, translating into MSYFRTNIERMSGYTPGEQPKDGIYIKLNTNENPYPPSSGVLNAIKEAINENLRLYPDPVATAARTKIAEILGTRPECVMTGNGSDDLLSIIIRSFAGEGDKVVFPYPSYMLYKTLAELQDGVACAVDFTEGYSLPEDFIVEGAKVTFIANPNSPSGTMISPGKISKIASKIDGVLVVDEAYADFADDNCLSLIKQHDNILILRTLSKSYSLAGIRLGFCIAQEPLIQGLMKVKDSYNVDRLSIAAVIAALDDQKSMKAHTEKIKETRRYLTKSLQEMGFFVYPSQTNFVLARCMKGVSAHTLYQTLKARKILVRYFNLRRLDDCLRITIGTREEIDILLKHLKELVGTTHSKTVPTCYH; encoded by the coding sequence TTGAGTTATTTTAGAACCAACATTGAAAGAATGTCCGGTTATACACCGGGAGAGCAACCCAAAGACGGTATTTACATAAAACTCAACACAAACGAAAATCCATACCCACCCTCTTCAGGGGTGCTAAATGCCATTAAAGAGGCGATAAACGAAAACCTGCGTCTTTACCCCGATCCGGTTGCAACAGCAGCAAGGACAAAAATTGCTGAAATATTAGGTACAAGACCGGAATGTGTCATGACGGGAAACGGTTCCGATGACCTGCTATCCATAATTATACGGAGCTTTGCAGGCGAAGGCGATAAGGTCGTTTTTCCTTACCCTTCTTATATGCTCTACAAAACACTTGCAGAACTGCAGGATGGGGTTGCCTGTGCTGTCGATTTCACGGAGGGTTATTCTCTTCCTGAAGATTTTATCGTAGAAGGTGCAAAGGTTACATTTATCGCAAATCCGAATTCTCCGTCGGGAACTATGATCTCACCAGGCAAAATATCAAAGATTGCCTCCAAGATAGATGGTGTGCTCGTCGTTGACGAGGCATACGCTGATTTTGCAGACGATAATTGTCTCTCCCTGATCAAACAACACGACAATATCCTTATCCTGCGCACACTGTCAAAATCATATTCACTGGCAGGCATCAGGCTGGGTTTTTGCATTGCGCAAGAACCTCTTATTCAAGGGTTGATGAAGGTGAAGGATTCGTATAACGTTGACCGACTCAGCATTGCGGCAGTAATTGCAGCACTGGATGACCAAAAAAGCATGAAGGCTCACACTGAAAAGATAAAGGAAACAAGACGCTACCTTACAAAATCCTTACAGGAGATGGGTTTTTTTGTATATCCTTCCCAAACTAACTTTGTGCTGGCACGGTGCATGAAAGGAGTCTCTGCACACACCTTATATCAAACATTGAAGGCACGAAAGATACTGGTACGATACTTCAATCTGAGACGGCTGGATGACTGCCTGCGCATTACGATTGGGACAAGAGAAGAAATCGATATCTTGCTGAAACATCTAAAAGAACTTGTAGGTACGACGCATTCAAAAACAGTGCCTACCTGTTATCATTAG